Proteins found in one Osmerus mordax isolate fOsmMor3 chromosome 20, fOsmMor3.pri, whole genome shotgun sequence genomic segment:
- the macir gene encoding macrophage immunometabolism regulator has protein sequence MSLKMEMDVSGVSRAPISVLPAAEVKASLKPELADKPRCASTPCSPIKSTVSGYQILHMDSNYLVGFTTGEELLKLAHKWSSATNATTPTEKPPVPEALPVTSSVPKPMDLGIHRMSRKAKMRYYQPYDIPAANGRRRRRMPSSGDPYLRSLSNGEPGRALHGPLPLCLLKGKRSQSKSLDYLNLDKMSVKEPADTEVLQYQLQHLTLRGERMFTRNKT, from the coding sequence ATGTCTCTAAAGATGGAAATGGATGTCAGTGGAGTTTCCAGGGCGCCCATCTCTGTTCTACCTGCTGCTGAGGTCAAGGCCTCCCTGAAGCCTGAACTAGCGGACAAACCTCGATGTGCTAGCACCCCCTGCTCCCCGATCAAAAGTACTGTTTCAGGATACCAGATTCTCCACATGGACTCTAACTACCTGGTGGGCTTTACCACAGGTGAGGAGCTGCTCAAATTGGCCCACAAGTGGTCTTCAGCAACCAATGCCAccacacccacagagaaacCTCCAGTACCAGAAGCCTTGCCCGTCACCAGCTCAGTTCCCAAGCCCATGGATCTTGGCATCCACCGGATGTCTCGCAAAGCCAAAATGCGGTACTACCAGCCCTATGACATCCCTGCCGCCAACGGACGAAGACGGAGGCGCATGCCCAGCTCAGGTGACCCCTATCTCAGGTCCCTGTCGAATGGCGAGCCAGGGAGAGCCCTGCACGGCCCCTTGCCCCTCTGCCTGCTCAAAGGGAAAAGGTCCCAGTCCAAGTCGCTGGACTACCTCAACCTGGACAAAATGAGTGTCAAGGAACCGGCAGACACAGAGGTGCTGCAGTATCAGCTTCAGCACCTGACACTGCGAGGGGAGCGCATGTTTACCAGAAACAAGACATGA